One window from the genome of Oryza glaberrima chromosome 3, OglaRS2, whole genome shotgun sequence encodes:
- the LOC127766015 gene encoding uncharacterized protein LOC127766015, with protein sequence MAGTEELLVQESTVPIVSDGDPSRPAFRSAHFLLPRAAAGGRPPPMPSSPLCSGGPVPDHHGLLRVVEFKGWAGSPGLWRQWVDRLRPRHEPLWRSVGILDAILATAYRVRRDEGTLLQLAAFWSADTNTFMFPWGEATVTLEDMTVLAGLPLFGKPVRARLPDALVGDVDALMAVRSALHRSKYKKPSYPGWVQYFLKRQEEEDDETAASAGADLIEHGAFLAMWLSLFVFAAPPFDVVGPQVFPIAALLARGIRVALAPAALAGIYGDLSALKRFLDLRDREEEVLQVTAPMHILLLWVWERFPQLRPAMATTTTPATTDACRVPMAARWHGVHKALDPQFVHGVFMSPDKFEWRPYGSRSMALPPKEAKAGTWVVQDVMTSNTLLSFTRCLRQCELVGMGCIEQYNPHRVARQFGFDQDVPGTIARANSNWKMAWRTYTFGYRKFALVVPHYKLGVTLEYARWWEPYSLACSTDVSNYANTREPHSLFIPMKRNTEELSGANSCKKQHVDTSVPLPGTMEDPLDEIPLIERLNNIIMVQCARQEQIADVVKYSVPEFIRGKDNSMIVQQDAEQYLSDSMRVLDSSADESFCGSVTKMEQHISLLQSKQKAQDHASAYEANNCNSGQVMIHHGVESAASTGSNEAIEAATTAGMLPTPEDILVTSDEVMMERNCGYELDAVLLGAAPQQQSTEDMGTCMFALERDNRAKTDKDELASLKGTEKENEDDSTSNQAAAGSLIEDCIEISRKNSGNNGISSDILVNASTELVRTKVSTKTLYYLTKIWLLKNAHERDASDMNRDHGVYQPRREVGTREMIEKSFAAREAQKVELERVIKHLKEQLRDRNPSKLDV encoded by the exons ATGGCCGGCACCGAAGAGCTCCTGGTCCAAGAATCCACCGTCCCGATCGTCTCCGACGGCGACCCTTCCCGCCCCGCCTTCCGATCGGCCcacttcctcctcccccgcgcggccgccggtggccggcCCCCGCCCATGCCCTCCTCCCCGCTCTGCAGTGGCGGCCCCGTTCCTGACCACCACGGCCTCCTCCGGGTGGTGGAGTTCAAGGGCTGGGCTGGCTCCCCTGGCCTGTGGAGGCAGTGGGTCGACAGGCTCCGCCCGCGCCACGAGCCGCTGTGGCGGAGTGTTGGCATCTTGGATGCCATTCTCGCCACGGCTTACCGGGTACGCCGCGACGAGGGCACGCTGCTCCAGCTCGCCGCGTTCTGGTCCGCAGACACCAACACGTTCATGTTCCCGTGGGGCGAGGCCACGGTGACGCTGGAGGACATGACCGTGCTCGCCGGCCTGCCGCTCTTTGGCAAGCCCGTGCGGGCGCGCCTGCCGGACGCTCTTGTCGGGGACGTGGACGCGCTCATGGCCGTTCGGAGCGCCCTGCACCGGAGCAAGTACAAGAAGCCCTCCTATCCTGGGTGGGTGCAGTACTTTCTTAAgcgccaggaggaggaggacgacgagacggccgccagcgccggcgccgacctgATCGAGCACGGGGCGTTTCTGGCCATGTGGCTGTCGCTCTTCGTCTTCGCGGCGCCGCCGTTCGACGTGGTTGGGCCTCAGGTGTTCCCCATCGCCGCCCTGCTAGCGCGGGGCATCCGCGTGGCGCTCGcgcccgccgcgctcgccggcatCTACGGCGACCTCTCCGCGCTCAAGCGCTTCTTGGACTTGCgcgacagggaggaggaggtgctccAGGTGACGGCGCCGATGCACATTCTCCTCCTCTGGGTCTGGGAGCGCTTCCCTCAGCTCCGCCCTGCCatggcgaccaccaccacccctgCAACCACTGATGCTTGCCGTGTGCCAATGGCTGCTCGGTGGCACGGCGTCCACAAGGCGCTGGACCCCCAGTTTGTTCATGGCGTGTTCATGTCACCGGACAAGTTTGAGTGGAGGCCATACGGGAGTCGCAGCATGGCTCTGCCACCCAAGGAAGCTAAGGCTGGCACTTGGGTTGTCCAGGATGTAATGACAAGTAATACGCTGTTATCCTTTACGCGATGTTTGCGCCAATGTGAGCTCGTCGGCATGGGCTGCATTGAGCAATACAATCCGCATCGTGTTGCAAGGCAGTTTGGCTTTGATCAGGATGTGCCTGGGACGATTGCTCGCGCTAACTCAAACTGGAAGATGGCATGGAGAACATATACGTTTGGCTATCGAAAGTTTGCATTGGTTGTTCCACACTATAAGCTTGGGGTGACACTGGAGTATGCGCGATGGTGGGAGCCATATTCGTTGGCTTGCTCTACTGATGTTTCTAACTATGCAAACACAAGAGAACCCCATTCCCTTTTTATTCCAATGAAAAGAAACACTGAAGAGCTTTCTGGGGCTAATTCTTGCAAAAAGCAGCATGTTGACACCAGTGTGCCTTTACCTGGTACCATGGAGGATCCACTGGATGAGATTCCTCTGATTGAGAGGCTAAACAATATAATTATGGTACAATGTGCTAGGCAAGAGCAAATCGCAGACGTTGTGAAGTATTCTGTCCCAGAGTTCATCAGAGGGAAGGATAACAGTATGATTGTGCAACAAGATGCTGAGCAATACTTATCTGATTCAATGAGAGTCTTGGATAGTTCAGCTGATGAATCATTTTGTGGGTCAGTCACCAAAATGGAACAACACATATCTCTCCTACAAAGTAAACAGAAAGCACAAGACCATGCCAGTGCCTATGAGGCAAACAATTGCAACTCTGGACAAGTAATGATACATCATGGCGTTGAGAGTGCAGCTAGTACTGGCAGTAATGAAGCCATTGAAGCTGCAACAACAGCTGGCATGCTGCCAACACCTGAAGACATTCTAGTGACAAGTGATGAAGTTATGATGGAACGCAATTGTGGTTATGAGCTTGATGCTGTTCTGCTGGGTGCTGCTCCCCAACAGCAATCAACTGAAGATATGGGAACATGCATGTTTGCATTAGAGAGAGATAATAGAGCCAAGACAGACAAGGATGAATTAGCATCTTTGAAAGgtactgaaaaagaaaatgaagatgatTCAACATCAAATCAAGCAGCAGCAGGTTCTCTTATAGAAGATTGCATAGAAATCAGCAGAAAGAACTCAG GAAACAATGGCATTTCTTCTGATATTCTTGTAAATGCAAGTACTGAATTGGTCAGGACAAAAGTTTCTACAAAAACGCTGTACtatcttactaaaatttggttgcTGAAAAATGCTCATGAAAGAGATGCAAGTGACATGAATAGAGATCATGGAGTTTACCAGCCAAGGAGGGAAGTTGGGACGAGGGAAATGATTGAGAAATCGTTTGCAGCTCGAGAAGCCCAAAAGGTTGAGTTGGAAAGAGTAATCAAACATCTGAAGGAACAATTGAGGGATAGGAACCCTTCAAAACTTGATGTATAA